From a region of the Candida albicans SC5314 chromosome 1, complete sequence genome:
- a CDS encoding uncharacterized protein (Has domain(s) with predicted ATPase inhibitor activity, role in negative regulation of ATPase activity, negative regulation of nucleotide metabolic process and mitochondrion localization), producing MLSQITRSSVRGIRLFSTSRIALTEGAIPQSKDAFSEKERAQENVYIKKHEAAQLKKLKEKLQQQEETINKLEKELDDHKNSK from the coding sequence ATGTTGTCACAAATCACTAGATCATCTGTTAGAGGTATCAGATTATTCTCTACCTCCAGAATTGCTTTAACTGAAGGTGCCATTCCTCAATCCAAAGATGCCTTCTCCGAAAAGGAAAGAGCTCAAGAAAATGTTTACATCAAGAAACACGAAGCTGctcaattgaagaaattgaaagaaaaattacaacaacaagaagaaaccattaataaattggaaaaagaattggatgATCACAAGAACAGTAAATAA
- the NOP4 gene encoding mRNA-binding ribosome biosynthesis protein (Putative nucleolar protein; Hap43-induced; mutation confers hypersensitivity to 5-fluorocytosine (5-FC), 5-fluorouracil (5-FU), and tubercidin (7-deazaadenosine); represses in core stress response), whose protein sequence is MSEEDVNKSNVMVESVDLKQESVKNQDDGLDRKTLFVRSIPFEATSEELSEFFSQFVPVKHAVIVTDNERKSRGFGFVSFTLDDDCLTALVESRKTKFKDRLLRVDVAKRRDRKPQEGNERQEKSHVEPIEKRRARLIIRNLPWSCKKPDELKKIFSKYGAVFDAYIPKKKGGQMCGFAFVIMKKNSAAEKAVEGCQGLKIDGREVAVDFAVEKSKWEQMKDEEVEEEEDNESSEEEEEADSTNKDENDEEEEDKDDESDNDDASSEFDELNEVNSDKELDSFDEEMEEPEKKEESSHPKKKSNRQEPFSIFVRNIPYDADTESLKEHFSTFGTVKYALPVVDKETGLAKGSAFVAFAKEDAYLDCLDNAPTVASTSMLIADDVSPSYVYQGRILSIASAVDRDSASKLADRNSLKRKEALGKAPGEKDKRNLFLLNEGRITENSKLAQYISKTDLELREKSYKLRTQQLKKNPTLHLSLTRLAIRNLPRAMNAKALKALGRKAVVQFATEVKEGKRQPLSKEEVNRSVKFKHSIYGADAEEEIAKSKNSKHKGVVKQAKVIMEVKGSGEIGRSRGYGFIEFRDHKAALMGLRWLNAHEVSIPEILEGLTDEEKKLAELEGLNKRRLIVEFAIENAQVVKRRREKEMIARNQNKDNSKKRKRDDNEEEDNGDAESTSKGKKFGSSDKKQKKARKGSQKKGNMNKGAPKSEESQKEPTNKSGLSENVKKIIGLKRKRRKSKK, encoded by the coding sequence ATGTCAGAAGAAGACGTTAATAAAAGCAATGTGATGGTGGAATCAGTAGATTTGAAACAAGAATCTGTGAAGAATCAAGATGATGGTTTAGATCGTAAGACATTATTTGTTCGTTCAATACCGTTTGAAGCTACATCGGAAGAATTATCtgaatttttttcacaatttGTGCCAGTTAAACATGCTGTCATAGTTACTGATAacgaaagaaaaagtaGAGGTTTTGGATTTGTTTCATTCACTTTAGATGATGATTGTTTAACAGCATTAGTTGAGAGTAGAAAGACAAAATTCAAAGACCGTCTTTTAAGAGTTGATGTTGCCAAAAGAAGGGATAGAAAACCACAAGAAGGTAATGAACGACAAGAAAAGAGTCACGTGGAGCCAATTGAGAAAAGAAGAGCAAGATTGATTATCCGTAATTTACCTTGGTCTTGTAAAAAACCCGAtgagttgaaaaaaatctttAGTAAATATGGTGCTGTTTTTGATGCATATATTCCTAAGAAAAAAGGTGGACAAATGTGTGGGTTTGCCTTTGTTATTATGAAGAAAAACTCAGCTGCTGAAAAGGCAGTCGAAGGTTGTCAAGGATTAAAGATTGATGGTAGAGAAGTTGCAGTGGATTTTGCTGTTGAAAAATCGAAATGGGAGCAAAtgaaagatgaagaagtagaggaagaagaagacaaTGAGAGCAgtgaggaagaagaagaagcagaTTCCACAAACAAAGATGagaatgatgaagaagaagaagataagGATGATGAATcagataatgatgatgctAGTTCAGAATTcgatgaattgaatgaagtGAATTCTGACAAAGAATTAGACAGCTTTGACGAGGAAATGGAAGAACCAGAGAAAAAGGAGGAGTCACTGCATcctaaaaagaaaagtaacAGACAAGAACCATTCTCCATTTTTGTGCGTAACATTCCATACGATGCTGATACCGAATCTTTGAAAGAACATTTCAGCACATTTGGAACTGTCAAATATGCTTTACCAGTTGTCGACAAAGAAACCGGATTGGCCAAAGGTTCTGCGTTTGTGGCATTTGCTAAAGAAGACGCTTATTTGGACTGTCTTGACAATGCTCCAACTGTTGCATCTACTTCTATGTTGATTGCAGACGATGTGTCTCCATCATATGTATACCAAGGTAGAATTTTGTCGATTGCTTCAGCTGTTGATAGAGATTCGGCTAGTAAATTGGCTGATAGAAACTCattaaagagaaaagaagCTTTGGGTAAAGCACCAGgtgaaaaagataaaagaaacttgtttttattaaacGAAGGTAGAATCACagaaaattcaaaactTGCTCAATATATCTCAAAAACTGATTTAGAATTGAGAGAAAAATCATACAAATTGAGAACccaacaattgaagaaaaatccTACTTTACATTTATCGTTGACGAGATTGGCAATAAGAAACTTGCCTAGAGCCATGAATGCAAAGGCATTGAAAGCCTTGGGGAGAAAAGCTGTTGTCCAATTTGCCACTGAGGTGAAGGAAGGCAAGAGACAACCACTTTCAAAAGAAGAGGTGAATAGATCTGTTAAGTTCAAACATTCAATTTACGGAGCTGATGCCGAGGAAGAGATTGCCAAATCaaagaattcaaaacaTAAAGGTGTTGTTAAACAAGCCAAAGTTATTATGGAAGTCAAGGGATCAGGTGAAATAGGTCGTAGTAGAGGTTATGGTTTTATAGAATTTAGAGATCATAAAGCTGCTTTGATGGGATTGAGATGGTTAAACGCTCATGAGGTGTCCATACCAGAAATTTTAGAAGGATTGACAGACGAAGAAAAGAAACTCGCTGAGTTAGAGGGTTTAAACAAAAGAAGActaattgttgaatttgccATTGAAAATGCTCAAGTTGTCAAGAGAAGAAGGGAAAAGGAAATGATTGCTCGTAATCAGAATAAAGATAACAgcaaaaagagaaaaagagatgataacgaagaagaagacaaTGGTGATGCGGAGTCTACCTCAAAGGGTAAGAAATTTGGATCATCTGAtaagaaacaaaagaaagcTAGAAAAGGTTCTCAGAAGAAAGGTAACATGAATAAAGGAGCACCAAAATCAGAAGAGCTGCAAAAAGAACCTACGAACAAATCTGGTCTCTCAGAAAACGTGAAAAAGATCATTGgtttgaaaagaaagagaagaaagTCAAAGAAGTAA
- the APE2 gene encoding metallo-aminopeptidase (Neutral arginine, alanine, leucine specific metallo-aminopeptidase; purified from cell wall/intracellular fractions; protein repressed during mating; Hog1, farnesol-induced; may be essential (UAU1 method); rat catheter biofilm repressed) — MASNNTSQRSGFSSFFCRLKTYFCNHFLCLFVLSFFPLSFRRLCLLCHLCEKSNLWLSSDNSASVVKQEREVLPTNVKPLHYDLTIEPIFDNFTFKGEETIDFQVNEKTNFITLNSLEIEVQEAKIDGKSVTDISFDAGKQTVTFKFDDDLSTGSIAKLYIKFTGELNDKMAGFYRASYQEDGKTKYMATTQMEPTDCRRAFPSYDEPAAKSKFTISLIADKELVCLSNSSEKETVSLDGNKKKVTFQTTPLMSTYLVAFIVGDLRYISNDNYRVPIRVYSTPGTEHLGEYSANIAAQTLKFFDQQFGIDYPYDKLDMVAVPSFSAGAMENCGLVTFRTVDLLIDADNANVNTKQRVTEVVMHELAHQWFGDLVTMEFWDGLWLNEGFATWMSWYACNSLYPDWKVWESYVSDSLQHALTLDALRASHPIEVPVKRADEINQIFDAISYSKGSSLLRMISKWLGEDVFVKGVSNYLKKHKWGNTKTSDLWEALSEASGEDVVKVMDIWTKNIGFPIVKVEEIGNGEIKVTQNRFLATGDVKESEDKTLYPVFLGLKTSEGVDESSVLETRSKTIKLPTSDDFFKINGDQSGIYRTAYEPARWTKLGKAGVEGKLSVEDRVGLVADAGSLASSGFIKTSSLLDLVKSWSKESNYVVWNEILTRIGSIKAALMFEDEATKKALEIFTRDLISEKLKETGWEFSADDSFADQQLKSSLFASAANAEDPEAVAFAKEAFAKFIAGDKKAIHPNLRASIFNTNAKYGDEKTFDELYNIYRNPSSVEEKIAALRSFGRFTKPEILDKVTGLLLQTDIVKQQDIYIPMQGLRAHKLGVEKLWTWLSENWDQIYILLPPGLSMLGSVVTLGTSGFTKEEQKKKVEEFFAQKDNKGYDQSLAQSLDIITAKSKWTDRDAKSIYEWLEANEYTK; from the coding sequence ATCTTCAGACAACTCTGCTTCTGTTGTCAAGCAAGAAAGAGAAGTTTTACCAACAAACGTCAAGCCATTGCATTATGATTTAACCATTGAACCAATCTTTGACAATTTCACTTTCAAAGGGGAAGAAACCATTGACTTTCAAGTCAACGAGAAAACCAATTTCATCACCTTAAACTCTTTGGAAATTGAAGTTCAAGAAGCCAAAATTGATGGTAAATCTGTCACTGACATCAGTTTCGACGCTGGCAAACAAACAGTTactttcaaatttgatgatgactTAAGTACCGGCTCAATTGCTAAATTGTACATTAAATTTACTGGTGAATTGAACGACAAGATGGCTGGTTTTTACAGAGCCTCTTACCAAGAAGATGGCAAGACCAAATACATGGCAACCACCCAAATGGAACCTACCGATTGTCGTAGAGCATTTCCTTCTTATGATGAACCTGCAGCAAAATCTAAATTCACCATCTCATTGATTGCTGATAAAGAATTGGTTTGCTTATCCAACTCATCAGAAAAGGAAACTGTTTCTCTTGATGGTAACAAGAAGAAGGTCACTTTCCAAACCACTCCATTGATGTCTACATACCTTGTAGcatttattgttggtgaCTTGAGATACATCTCGAATGACAACTACAGAGTTCCAATTCGTGTTTACTCAACTCCTGGAACTGAACATTTAGGTGAATACTCTGCTAACATTGCTGCCCAGACTTTGAAATTCTTCGATCAACAATTCGGTATTGATTACCCATACGATAAATTGGATATGGTTGCCGTACCAAGTTTCAGTGCAGGTGCAATGGAAAATTGTGGGCTTGTTACATTCAGAACCGTCGACTTGTTGATTGATGCTGATAACGCCAATGTGAACACCAAGCAAAGAGTCACAGAAGTTGTGATGCACGAATTGGCCCATCAATGGTTCGGTGACTTGGTTACTATGGAATTCTGGGATGGTTTGTGGTTGAATGAAGGGTTTGCAACCTGGATGTCCTGGTACGCTTGTAACTCCTTGTACCCAGACTGGAAAGTTTGGGAATCATATGTCTCCGATTCCTTGCAACATGCTTTGACATTGGATGCCTTGAGAGCTTCTCACCCAATTGAGGTTCCTGTTAAAAGAGCTGATGAAATTAACCAAATTTTCGATGCCATTTCTTACTCAAAAGGTTCCTCATTGTTAAGAATGATTTCCAAATGGTTAGGTGAAGATGTGTTTGTCAAAGGTGTATCTAActatttgaaaaaacacAAGTGGGGTAATACCAAAACATCTGATTTATGGGAAGCTTTGAGTGAAGCTTCCGGTGAAGATGTCGTTAAGGTTATGGATATCTGGACTAAGAACATTGGGTTCCCAATTGTCAAAGTAGAAGAAATTGGCAACGGTGAAATCAAAGTAACTCAAAATCGTTTCTTGGCTACCGGTGATGTCAAGGAAAGCGAAGATAAAACCTTGTACCCAGTATTTTTGGGATTGAAAACAAGTGAAGGTGTTGATGAATCTCTGGTGTTAGAAACAAGATCCAAGACAATTAAACTCCCAACTTCtgatgattttttcaaaatcaacgGTGACCAAAGTGGTATCTACAGAACTGCATATGAGCCAGCCCGTTGGACCAAATTGGGTAAAGCTGGTGTTGAAGGTAAACTTTCAGTTGAAGATCGTGTTGGTTTAGTCGCTGATGCTGGATCCTTGGCTTCTTCTGGATTTATCAAAACATCTAGTTTGTTGGACTTGGTGAAATCTTGGTCCAAGGAAAGCAACTACGTTGTCTGGAATGAAATTTTGACCAGAATTGGATCAATTAAAGCTGCACTTATGTTTGAAGATGAAGCAACCAAAAAAGCTTTGGAAATTTTCACTAGAGATTTAATtagtgaaaaattgaaagaaactGGTTGGGAATTCAGTGCTGACGACTCTTTTGCTGaccaacaattgaaatcttCATTGTTTGCTTCTGCTGCAAATGCTGAAGACCCAGAAGCTGTTGCTTTCGCTAAAGAAGCTTTTGCTAAATTCATTGCTGGTGACAAAAAGGCTATTCATCCAAACTTGAGAgcttcaattttcaatactaACGCTAAATATGGTGACGAAAAAACGTTTGACGAATTGTACAACATCTACAGAAACCCACTGTcagttgaagaaaaaattgctGCTTTGAGATCATTTGGTAGATTTACTAAACCAGAGATTTTGGACAAAGTTACAGGTTTGTTATTGCAAACCGATATTGtcaaacaacaagataTTTATATCCCAATGCAAGGATTGAGAGCCCACAAATTGggtgttgaaaaattgtggACTTGGTTATCTGAAAACTGGGACCAAATTTACATTTTGTTACCACCTGGATTATCAATGTTAGGATCTGTAGTCACTTTAGGTACTTCTGGTTTCACTAAGGAAGaacagaagaaaaaagttgaagaatTCTTTGCACAAAAAGACAATAAAGGTTATGACCAAAGTTTGGCTCAATCATTGGACATCATTACTGCTAAGAGTAAATGGACTGATCGTGACGCCAAATCAATCTATGAATGGCTTGAAGCAAACGAATACactaaataa
- a CDS encoding mitochondrial 37S ribosomal protein bS18m (Ortholog(s) have structural constituent of ribosome activity and mitochondrial small ribosomal subunit localization) yields the protein MLSSLRLSSIRAVNSGSIRFVSSTVPKLNAKLSVGDSNDTSSKTNIDDMKSKTSWNESYASGSSIQVNLNENLNKITENISSSDPPIYVSPNLHRHFTMGDTYNPFDFSMNRFDMEKKMKSTKKLSDPFEKSGIDPKNLYLMPEILSKFLTSTGQILPRQVTGCNAKNQKRLSMAIEYARSLGLLSSQHRHARYMPTRNL from the coding sequence ATGCTTTCATCATTGAGATTATCAAGCATAAGAGCTGTTAATAGTGGGTCAATACGATTTGTTAGTTCAACTGTTCCAAAATTAAATGCAAAATTGTCTGTGGGTGACTCGAATGATACATCAAGCAAAACAAACATTGATGATATGAAGAGTAAAACTTCATGGAACGAATCATATGCTTCAGGGTCATCAATACAAGTGaatttgaatgaaaatttaaacaaaataacCGAAAATATATCCTCATCTGATCCACCAATTTACGTGTCGCCTAACTTGCATAGACATTTCACAATGGGTGATACATATAACCCCTTTGATTTCAGTATGAACAGATTTGATatggaaaagaaaatgaaatccaccaagaagttatCAGATCCATTTGAAAAGTCAGGAATCGATCCAAAGAATTTGTATTTGATGCCAGAGATATTATCCAAGTTTTTAACCTCGACTGGTCAAATATTGCCTCGTCAAGTAACAGGTTGTAATGCCAAGAATCAAAAGAGACTATCCATGGCTATAGAATATGCAAGAAGCTTGGGATTGTTATCCTCACAACATAGACATGCTAGATACATGCcaacaagaaatttgtAG
- a CDS encoding uncharacterized protein (Protein of unknown function; Hap43-induced gene), with translation MLNLFGKKTHQETLPTKYPAKSKPKTPKDSPRIHHSPKLISTPDSTKGIAYNSARISRPNGVGGISTSGSSSPTTEFVTPQASKSSVDQNKKRQPSPTNHRHDTNIPAKVTPHGSFNQNNGKSNPTIQNKKKKKAGERVVTRTRPIRKNYRDRRNSVSSRESLISRERRNKQNRHKAKPQSKGHGNIVGKTASNAPIPNNPPYPIHDIIDTSFESHCEDEEEEGDKMPSGFEEVNRRSVSPQNKQQIIGLDATRNQVQQSTYTALDGSNNTTSRDSTYITKHNNNNRNSTIQQVGRVNYNPNRSSLESQRVEAVACILERTGSSARDSRRARRARELRRSASIREIDDLQPPSSSSINESRNSSNINTHRANRRNSISFTNVNSPQIHSNASQSNYNIPTSDFNVPESIMPSQVERSSSSRQQADISIQEEASTETPIPQQQSQSQSERQSERQSQSRLQQTRNAIIDRLNSRIDASMFPIDLIDPPPLDEYSTEGANHHYNNNSNDMSNESWGHSPPYRENLHKRVDLISFDPRYSIPVLRINKRLVNNSTNLHKVIRKLIKLQIVPEDVNLWDINKVDDGEFYNVLPRLLMNEMEASDQRQHQERQRQRQEDYENELQRALAISLEEENQREMFRGFRYQKSSNNRVIEQIVQSPDVDLNHGRFVDASEVPSHQAPLQPQEGSSLQRDLLRGFRYNQSRASRAAMNGLVEASMPANATVDEGEDEQEGGGNGDEFIDVDEAIHSWRLHDSQENQSSNHRRLSPPHFRYLQSHQSHSHSSVSSFMTAY, from the coding sequence ATGCTTAATCTATTTGGTAAAAAAACACACCAGGAAACTCTTCCAACCAAATACCCAGccaaatcaaaaccaaaaaccCCCAAGGATTCACCAAGGATTCATCATTCTCCTAAACTTATCCTGACACCAGATTCTACCAAGGGAATAGCATATAATTCAGCCAGAATATCACGACCTAACGGTGTGGGTGGTATTAGTACTTCAGGAAGTTCATCACCCACAACTGAGTTTGTTACACCACAAGCATCAAAATCCTCTGTAGaccaaaataaaaaaagacaacCATCACCGACCAACCATAGACATGATACAAATATACCAGCAAAAGTCACACCACATGGCTCtttcaatcaaaataatgGGAAGTCGAACCCTACtatacaaaacaaaaagaaaaagaaggcTGGAGAAAGAGTTGTTACAAGGACTCGTCCGATCAGAAAGAATTATCGTGATCGGAGAAATAGTGTATCATCTAGAGAGTCATTAATATCAAGGGAACGGAggaacaaacaaaatagaCACAAAGCAAAACCACAATCAAAAGGTCATGGAAACATAGTTGGAAAAACGGCTTCAAATGCCCCTATTCCTAATAACCCACCATATCCAATACACGATATCATCGATACTAGCTTTGAATCACATtgtgaagatgaagaagaggaaggTGATAAAATGCCTTCTGGGTTTGAAGAAGTAAATAGGCGATCAGTTTCACCTCAAAACAAGCAACAGATTATTGGTCTTGATGCTACACGTAACCAAGTACAACAATCGACTTATACCGCATTAGATGGCAGTAACAACACTACTTCTAGAGATTCCACATACATCACAaaacataataataataatagaaatTCGACTATTCAGCAAGTGGGGAGAGTGAATTACAATCCCAACCGGTCATCGTTAGAATCACAGAGAGTTGAAGCTGTAGCGTGTATATTGGAAAGAACGGGGAGTCTGGCCAGGGATAGCAGACGTGCAAGAAGAGCTAGAGAATTGAGACGACTGGCTAGTATTCGTGAAATTGATGACCTACAACCAccatcatcgtcatcaatCAATGAGTCTAGAAACCTGTCAAATATTAATACTCATCGTGCCAATAGAAGAAATAGTATTTCTTTCACTAACGTCAATTCCCCGCAAATTCATTCTAATGCAAGTCAAAGCAACTACAATATTCCTACTTCGGACTTTAATGTACCCGAACTGATAATGCCAAGTCAAGTTGAAAGACTGTCACTGTCACGTCAACAAGCAGACATATCCATACAGGAGGAAGCATCCACGGAAACTCCTATACCACAACAGCAATCACAATCACAATCAGAACGCCAATCAGAACGCCAATCACAATCCAGATTACAACAAACAAGAAATGCTATAATAGATAGATTAAACAGTAGAATAGATGCCTCAATGTTcccaattgatttaatagaTCCTCCACCTTTGGATGAGTATTCCACTGAAGGGGCCAATCATCAttataacaacaacagcaatgATATGAGTAATGAGCTGTGGGGTCATTCTCCACCATATCGAGAAAATTTACATAAAAGAGTTGATTTGATATCATTTGATCCTCGATATTCAATACCAGTTTTACGAATAAATAAACGATTAGTTAATAATTCAACTAATTTACATAAAGTGATTcgaaaattgattaaattacAAATTGTTCCTGAAGACGTTAATTTATGGGACATTAATAAAGTTGATGATGGGGAATTTTATAATGTTTTACCAAGGttattaatgaatgaaatgGAAGCAAGTGATCAACGTCAACATCAAGAACGACAACGACAACGACAAGAAGattatgaaaatgaattgcAACGAGCACTTGCCATAtcattagaagaagaaaatcaaCGAGAAATGTTTCGCGGGTTTCGATATCAAAAATCAAGTAATAATCGAGtcattgaacaaattgtcCAATCACCAgatgttgatttgaatCATGGACGATTTGTTGATGCTAGTGAAGTACCATCACACCAGGCACCACTTCAACCCCAGGAAGGACTGAGTTTACAGCGTGACTTGCTTAGAGGATTTAGGTATAACCAATCAAGAGCAAGTAGAGCCGCTATGAATGGGTTAGTTGAAGCATCCATGCCTGCCAATGCTACTGTGGATGAAGGTGAGGATGAACAAGAAGGAGGTGGGAATGGAGATGAGtttattgatgttgatgaagcAATTCATAGTTGGAGATTACACGACCTGCAAGAGAACCAATCGAGTAATCATAGAAGATTATCACCGCCTCATTTTCGATATTTACAACTGCATCAAAGTCATAGTCACTCCTCTGTTTCATCGTTTATGACTGCTTATTAA
- the SIT4 gene encoding type 2A-related serine/threonine-protein phosphatase (Serine/threonine protein phosphatase catalytic subunit; has a role in cell wall maintenance, hyphal growth, and virulence in a mouse systemic infection model) — MGERGPDQWLEQIKNCISLSESDMKQLCELVKELLMEESNIQPVQSPVTVCGDIHGQFHDLLELFRTAGGLPSDDNQTNFIFLGDYVDRGYFSLETFTLLMVLKVKYPHRITLVRGNHESRQITQVYGFYEECLTKYGSTTVWKYCCQVFDFLTLAAIIDGKILCVHGGLSPEIRMLDQIRVLSRAQEVPHEGGFCDLVWSDPDNIDTWAVSPRGAGWLFGSKVSREFNHINNLQLIARAHQLVMEGFRYHFKEKDVVTVWSAPNYCYRCGNVASVMQVDEDLEPNFKIFSAVQDGDLSVKNNANKQQRSDYFL, encoded by the coding sequence ATGGGAGAAAGAGGTCCAGATCAGTGGTTGGAACAGATAAAAAATTGCATTTCATTATCAGAATCTGATATGAAACAGTTATGTGAATTGGTCAAAGAATTACTAATGGAAGAATCCAATATTCAACCTGTACAGTCCCCTGTGACGGTTTGTGGTGACATACATGGACAATTCCACGATTTATTGGAATTATTCAGAACTGCAGGAGGTTTACCTTCAGATGACAATCAAACCAACTTTATTTTCTTGGGAGACTATGTCGATCGTGGTTATTTTTCCTTGGAAACATTCACTTTATTAATGGTTTTAAAAGTAAAATATCCTCACAGAATTACTTTGGTAAGAGGAAATCACGAATCGAGACAAATCACACAAGTATATGGGTTTTATGAAGAATGTTTAACAAAATACGGCTCAACCACTGTTTGGAAATATTGTTGTcaagtttttgatttcttaaCTTTAGCAGCAATAATAGATGGCAAAATTTTATGTGTACATGGTGGGTTATCTCCAGAAATCAGAATGTTGGACCAGATTAGAGTGTTGTCTAGAGCTCAAGAAGTTCCTCACGAAGGTGGTTTCTGTGACTTGGTGTGGTCAGACCCAGATAACATTGACACTTGGGCAGTATCGCCTAGAGGGGCTGGATGGTTGTTCGGCTCAAAAGTGTCGCGAGAATTCAATcacatcaacaatttgcAATTAATTGCCAGAGCACATCAGTTGGTAATGGAAGGGTTTCGTTACCATTTTAAGGAAAAAGATGTTGTCACAGTATGGTCTGCTCCAAATTACTGTTATAGATGTGGGAATGTTGCCAGTGTTATGCAAGTCGATGAAGATTTAGAACCTAATTTCAAGATATTCAGTGCCGTTCAAGATGGTGACTTATCAGTCAAGAACAATgccaacaaacaacaaagaagtgattattttttgtaa